The proteins below come from a single Gemmatimonadota bacterium genomic window:
- a CDS encoding tetratricopeptide repeat protein — MRRSSQIPRGTSASRRLAQGLLVAALFLSGNAHATTLAPETESPRVGSPRIVAPSDNANHHRIRARERRAEGRFDDALAAYREVVRLDAHDADAWFWIGTLERWAGRPDEALRAYDRAVELSPDSPEARTGRARVHRTLGNERLAETDLRAALAVVPGNPDAMGLLADGIAARGEGRRAAGILRQVFEGAELHRRLGDTWRRAGQTTRAIAAYRNAVEADPADGGSLYWTGVLSARIGRTEEARAAYDRLLALRPGDAGAREGLDALLPDHAVEVTARSSRAQVIEGLEDEGLFLNGTPLSPVRVEYLTQSGSTRVRHAAASDGVMSASASWSREAVTNLDYGAAVYDFAVWRGAARFEGRRSDTVRWFVRAGGVRYDSRTATSVANEDHAQAGAGMTRTGRTGTLRAEWDFAPVIHRGFAGGFDFRIFDRHRIALSADRRLRRVTLSGSIGGDRYDSGVAVPRARFTVAHAFDSGRLALALRHDPFPARFLSEADLDIVNMDAMTLGGWIRLDPTLRLEGELLAARYGLTPRTVVVGSDLVEGPREHNTRRFLRAETQWRPGDGALVIHTGYRSDEYDFDTAPYNTNNLHGWTAGATLEGTSGPVTWMVRHTRGLTGDERNASYDASESTARLTASFARPRGAPVRMSVEATLHENQLGEETEAATASAVIPF; from the coding sequence ATGAGACGCTCTTCACAGATTCCACGCGGAACGAGTGCGTCGCGGCGACTGGCGCAAGGCCTGCTCGTGGCCGCGCTCTTCCTTTCCGGCAACGCGCATGCGACCACCCTCGCGCCGGAGACGGAATCTCCCCGCGTCGGGTCGCCGCGGATCGTCGCGCCATCGGACAATGCGAACCATCACCGCATTCGCGCCCGGGAGCGGCGGGCCGAAGGGCGCTTCGACGATGCGCTGGCCGCCTATCGCGAAGTGGTCCGTCTCGACGCGCACGACGCGGATGCCTGGTTCTGGATCGGGACGCTGGAGCGGTGGGCGGGACGACCGGACGAAGCCCTTCGCGCATACGATCGCGCGGTGGAACTGTCTCCGGATTCCCCGGAAGCGCGAACGGGTCGCGCGCGCGTGCACCGAACACTGGGGAACGAGCGTCTTGCGGAGACCGACCTGCGGGCCGCGCTGGCGGTCGTCCCGGGCAACCCGGACGCGATGGGGCTCCTGGCGGATGGGATCGCCGCGCGCGGAGAGGGCCGACGCGCCGCCGGCATTCTCCGGCAGGTGTTCGAGGGCGCGGAACTGCATCGTCGCCTCGGGGACACATGGCGCCGTGCCGGGCAGACCACTCGCGCCATCGCCGCTTACCGGAACGCGGTGGAGGCGGATCCGGCCGACGGTGGCAGCCTCTACTGGACAGGAGTGCTGTCCGCCCGGATCGGCCGGACCGAAGAGGCACGCGCGGCCTATGACCGGCTGCTCGCGCTTCGCCCGGGAGATGCCGGGGCACGCGAGGGGCTGGACGCGCTGCTCCCCGATCATGCGGTGGAGGTCACGGCGCGGAGTTCCCGGGCTCAGGTGATCGAAGGCCTTGAAGACGAAGGTCTCTTCCTGAACGGGACTCCCCTCTCCCCGGTGCGGGTGGAGTACCTCACGCAGAGCGGGTCCACGCGGGTTCGCCACGCCGCCGCCTCCGACGGCGTGATGTCGGCAAGCGCGTCCTGGTCACGCGAAGCGGTCACGAATCTGGACTACGGGGCGGCTGTGTATGACTTCGCCGTGTGGCGCGGGGCGGCCCGGTTTGAAGGCCGGCGAAGCGACACCGTTCGCTGGTTCGTGCGCGCCGGCGGGGTGCGTTATGACTCCCGAACCGCCACTTCCGTCGCCAACGAGGACCACGCTCAGGCGGGGGCGGGAATGACACGGACCGGCCGCACGGGAACGCTCCGGGCGGAGTGGGACTTCGCGCCGGTGATCCACCGTGGATTCGCGGGGGGCTTCGACTTCCGCATCTTTGATCGGCATCGCATCGCGCTGTCCGCGGACCGGCGTCTTCGTCGTGTCACACTTTCCGGGTCGATCGGCGGCGACCGGTACGACAGCGGCGTCGCGGTCCCGCGCGCAAGGTTCACCGTCGCGCACGCATTCGACAGCGGCCGCCTCGCGCTGGCCCTGCGCCACGATCCCTTCCCCGCGCGATTCCTCTCGGAGGCGGATCTCGACATCGTGAACATGGACGCCATGACTCTCGGCGGGTGGATTCGCCTGGACCCCACACTTCGGCTGGAGGGGGAACTCCTCGCCGCGCGGTACGGGCTCACGCCGCGCACGGTGGTGGTGGGGTCGGATCTGGTGGAAGGCCCGCGCGAACACAACACGCGTCGCTTCCTGCGGGCCGAAACGCAGTGGCGGCCCGGCGACGGGGCCCTCGTGATCCACACCGGCTATCGATCGGACGAATACGACTTCGACACCGCGCCCTACAACACGAACAACCTGCATGGATGGACGGCGGGTGCCACGCTGGAGGGAACTTCCGGCCCCGTCACCTGGATGGTCCGGCACACGCGCGGACTCACGGGCGATGAGCGCAATGCATCCTACGACGCCAGCGAGTCCACGGCGCGGCTCACGGCGTCCTTTGCAAGGCCGCGCGGCGCTCCCGTGCGAATGTCGGTAGAGGCCACGCTGCACGAAAACCAGTTGGGCGAAGAAACGGAAGCGGCGACGGCCTCGGCGGTGATTCCGTTCTAA
- a CDS encoding glycosyltransferase has product MRRGRVVNWAEAATPFIEGFNYFVLSYFLVLNTTYFVLFLISLTEILRFVRRTFFSDYQQILRSDMTWPISVLVPAWNEERTIVETVRSLLRVRYGEFEVIVVNDGSDDETLSRLVDAFDLVRVDGVMRRSLKTRAMRGIYASMDTPGLVVVDKERGGKPDALNAAINMSRYPLVCSFDADSVIDENALLRVVKPFMEHPDEMLAVGGIVRIANGCRVVKGLIAQIGLPDRPLPVLQVVEYLREFLVGRVSWSELRSVLIISGAFGIYRKDAVIEVGGYSSRTDTEDLDLVLRLHRHARDQGRKYRIVFVPDPVCWTEAPTNIRTLMRQRSRWHRGLIQSLWSQRRMIGNPRYGSVGLFALPYFVLFEMFGPLVETLGYLVIPISWALGLLNTTALLLFVAVAIVYGIILSMAAVLLEELSFRRYPGWMNLVKLLTAGVMEHLGYRQMLTLFKVSAFVDFLFGRREWGRMDRTGFRGADEDPEADPEDADTTEPVESAEESS; this is encoded by the coding sequence GTGCGCAGGGGACGAGTCGTGAACTGGGCGGAAGCGGCCACCCCCTTCATCGAAGGGTTCAACTACTTCGTGCTGTCGTACTTTCTCGTGCTCAACACGACTTACTTCGTGCTCTTCCTCATCTCGCTCACGGAAATCCTGCGTTTTGTCCGACGCACTTTCTTCTCCGACTATCAGCAGATACTCCGATCGGACATGACCTGGCCCATCTCCGTTCTGGTTCCCGCATGGAACGAAGAGAGGACGATCGTGGAGACGGTACGGTCTCTTCTGCGCGTTCGATACGGAGAGTTCGAAGTGATCGTCGTCAACGACGGGTCGGACGACGAGACGCTTTCGCGACTGGTGGATGCTTTTGATCTGGTGCGCGTGGACGGCGTCATGCGCAGGTCGCTGAAGACGCGTGCCATGCGGGGCATCTACGCATCGATGGACACGCCCGGACTCGTCGTGGTGGACAAGGAACGCGGCGGAAAGCCCGACGCCCTGAACGCAGCCATCAACATGAGCCGGTACCCGCTGGTCTGCTCGTTCGATGCGGATTCCGTAATCGACGAGAACGCGCTCCTCCGCGTAGTGAAGCCATTCATGGAACACCCCGACGAAATGCTGGCCGTGGGCGGGATTGTGCGGATCGCCAACGGCTGTCGCGTCGTGAAGGGCCTTATCGCACAAATCGGCCTGCCGGACCGGCCGCTTCCGGTTCTCCAGGTTGTGGAGTACCTGCGCGAGTTCCTGGTGGGACGCGTCAGTTGGAGCGAACTCCGATCCGTACTCATCATTTCGGGGGCGTTCGGCATCTACCGAAAGGACGCGGTCATCGAGGTGGGTGGCTACTCGTCGAGAACGGACACGGAAGACCTGGACCTGGTGCTCCGGCTTCATCGACACGCACGCGATCAGGGCCGGAAGTACCGGATCGTGTTCGTTCCTGATCCCGTCTGCTGGACGGAGGCCCCCACAAACATCCGCACCCTCATGCGCCAGAGAAGCCGCTGGCACCGCGGGTTGATTCAATCGCTCTGGAGCCAGAGGCGAATGATCGGGAACCCGAGGTACGGAAGCGTCGGCCTCTTCGCGCTGCCGTATTTCGTGCTGTTCGAGATGTTCGGTCCGCTGGTCGAGACGCTCGGTTATCTCGTGATTCCGATTTCGTGGGCGCTGGGCCTGCTCAACACGACCGCACTTCTCCTTTTCGTGGCGGTGGCCATCGTGTACGGGATCATCCTCTCGATGGCCGCAGTACTGCTGGAGGAGCTTTCGTTCCGCAGATACCCGGGCTGGATGAACCTCGTGAAGCTCCTGACGGCGGGCGTCATGGAGCACCTGGGTTACCGGCAGATGCTCACGCTCTTCAAGGTCAGCGCATTCGTCGATTTCCTCTTCGGGCGACGGGAATGGGGTCGAATGGATCGCACGGGTTTCCGGGGCGCGGACGAAGACCCGGAAGCCGATCCGGAAGACGCGGACACGACAGAGCCAGTCGAAAGTGCGGAGGAGTCGTCATGA
- a CDS encoding HEAT repeat domain-containing protein, with product MHSNLISAIFTLVSILFALMGLILVRKAVADGAERRRAKQRDIMEPDLLSYAHAPDGMLSDRLGAVPKGRAARVAEQVFLDHLTRVDGQERTRMSEALVEMGCVDRYLADLGRRSWWKRADAADKLGRANVRRAALRLAETMDDPVPEVRIRAATALGRLGGQSSIQTLVGALSEPSRWSTLRIADILAAMGGDVVNELVDAWPTMNLTARIATMDILASIQPTHLGEWLLGNLSAPEEDVRARTCHALGAIGDPEFAGALTEALRDPSWPVRAMAAKALGRIGHEGTVDALRTALGDRAWWVRTNAGTALCAFGRKGTAALIRTLADGDRFACQRAALMLEESGEVDRQVDNLSLPEGIERSSAEKLVHALVDADRTDRLHELARVHRSAQVRTALESLLCAGDES from the coding sequence ATGCACTCCAACCTGATCTCGGCGATCTTCACGCTCGTATCGATTCTCTTCGCCCTGATGGGCCTCATCCTGGTGCGCAAGGCCGTCGCGGATGGCGCAGAGCGTCGCCGCGCAAAGCAACGGGACATCATGGAGCCGGATCTTCTCTCCTACGCGCACGCCCCGGACGGAATGCTCTCCGACCGGTTGGGTGCGGTTCCGAAAGGTCGCGCTGCCAGAGTCGCGGAGCAGGTCTTTCTGGACCACCTCACCCGCGTCGACGGGCAGGAGAGAACGCGGATGAGCGAAGCGCTCGTGGAGATGGGTTGCGTAGACCGGTACCTTGCGGACCTCGGGCGACGCAGCTGGTGGAAGCGTGCGGACGCGGCGGACAAGCTGGGTAGAGCGAATGTGCGGCGCGCCGCGCTTCGACTTGCCGAAACCATGGACGATCCCGTGCCGGAGGTTCGCATACGCGCCGCCACCGCGCTGGGGAGGCTGGGCGGACAGTCGTCGATTCAAACGCTCGTGGGCGCACTCTCTGAACCGAGCCGTTGGTCCACGCTGCGGATTGCCGATATCCTCGCCGCCATGGGGGGCGATGTCGTAAACGAACTCGTCGATGCGTGGCCGACCATGAATCTCACTGCGCGCATCGCCACCATGGACATTCTCGCAAGCATCCAGCCGACCCATCTCGGCGAGTGGCTTCTCGGAAACCTCTCCGCACCCGAGGAAGATGTCCGCGCGCGCACCTGCCACGCACTGGGGGCCATCGGTGATCCCGAGTTCGCGGGCGCGTTGACAGAAGCGCTCCGCGATCCTTCCTGGCCGGTCCGTGCCATGGCGGCCAAAGCGCTCGGGCGAATCGGCCACGAAGGAACCGTCGACGCGCTCCGCACGGCGCTGGGAGATCGAGCCTGGTGGGTCCGCACGAATGCGGGGACGGCGCTGTGCGCCTTTGGCCGAAAGGGCACGGCCGCACTCATCCGCACACTTGCCGACGGAGACCGCTTCGCCTGCCAGCGCGCCGCACTCATGCTGGAGGAGTCGGGCGAAGTCGACCGTCAGGTGGACAACCTCTCGCTCCCGGAGGGGATTGAACGATCCTCCGCCGAGAAGCTCGTTCACGCCCTCGTGGATGCCGACCGAACCGATCGCCTCCACGAACTCGCGCGCGTCCACCGCTCCGCGCAGGTGCGGACCGCGTTGGAGAGTCTTCTGTGCGCAGGGGACGAGTCGTGA
- a CDS encoding response regulator, protein MRHPDPCPVILLAENDALTVRFVRSLLEKRGYRVLHSSCPREALRMSVESRVSLIVGNPGISPREHHGLLQAVRRNMRLANVPFITLSNGTREEDAVRCFEEGTDDYLTRPFRARELVARIRRLLERAEGNGGCTPT, encoded by the coding sequence GTGAGACATCCAGACCCGTGTCCCGTGATCCTTCTCGCGGAGAACGATGCTTTGACGGTACGCTTCGTCCGTTCCCTGCTGGAAAAGCGGGGGTATCGCGTCTTGCACTCGTCGTGTCCGCGTGAAGCACTCCGAATGTCGGTCGAAAGCAGGGTGAGTCTGATCGTCGGAAACCCGGGGATCTCGCCCCGGGAACACCACGGACTGCTGCAGGCCGTGCGCCGGAACATGCGCCTCGCGAATGTCCCGTTCATCACGCTGTCAAACGGGACGCGGGAAGAAGACGCGGTGCGCTGCTTCGAAGAAGGGACCGACGACTACCTGACACGACCGTTTCGCGCACGGGAACTGGTCGCGCGAATCCGGAGGCTTCTCGAGCGAGCGGAGGGCAATGGCGGATGCACTCCAACCTGA
- a CDS encoding ATP-binding protein, producing the protein MKANSPGVAFSGGRRRVGLLLGTLALIIVVVNLSNWFILRSVSTSVEEELGRRLVTVASSAIDAATPDLLLSPEVDEDTFVRRAMSELVDGHGLDGLFLVDTAGVVLYDFHHLSVGATSPVLGGEFSAFTRAVAGVPAASPSQEVNGLFLKAAYAPVTDWDGAVGAVLCVTVGSDFFDTMSGLRRTLVVASAVSAVLVALLGIVFVSMARNMMRTETALARSETLSAMGMMAAGIAHEVRNPLAIISGTASLLKRRYPDSAGADPRIDFIPEEVERLNGILEGYLRFARDEPMETEQCDLSRLVARSVEMVEQGIDDDVTIECVGTNAALPVDADPRRIQQVLLNLLLNAVQAMPGGGRICARVDASGDAARAVITDSGPGFSGKELQGAFQPFYTTKESGSGLGLTMAKRIVEAHGGRLTLGNADSGGARVTMEIPQARATRPEEE; encoded by the coding sequence ATGAAAGCGAACTCTCCCGGCGTGGCGTTCTCAGGAGGGCGAAGGCGGGTCGGCCTTCTCCTGGGTACGCTCGCACTCATCATCGTGGTCGTGAACCTGTCGAACTGGTTCATCCTCCGAAGCGTGTCCACTTCCGTGGAAGAGGAACTGGGCCGTCGCCTGGTCACGGTGGCGAGTTCCGCCATCGACGCCGCGACGCCGGATCTCCTTCTCAGCCCGGAGGTGGACGAAGACACCTTCGTTCGTCGTGCCATGAGCGAACTGGTGGACGGCCACGGACTGGACGGGCTGTTTCTGGTCGATACGGCGGGCGTCGTCCTGTACGACTTCCACCACCTGAGCGTGGGAGCCACCAGCCCTGTGCTCGGCGGAGAGTTCAGCGCGTTCACCCGTGCGGTGGCCGGTGTTCCTGCGGCATCGCCCTCGCAGGAAGTGAACGGCCTGTTTCTCAAGGCGGCCTATGCTCCCGTGACCGACTGGGACGGGGCGGTTGGTGCGGTGCTTTGCGTGACGGTGGGTTCGGACTTCTTCGACACGATGTCCGGACTCCGGCGAACGCTGGTCGTGGCGTCTGCGGTGAGTGCGGTCCTGGTGGCGCTCCTCGGCATCGTGTTTGTCTCAATGGCGCGAAACATGATGCGCACAGAGACCGCCCTCGCGCGGTCGGAAACGCTGAGTGCCATGGGGATGATGGCGGCCGGGATCGCGCACGAGGTTCGGAATCCCCTGGCGATCATCTCCGGAACGGCGAGCCTCCTGAAACGCCGCTACCCCGACTCCGCCGGGGCGGACCCGCGCATCGATTTCATTCCGGAGGAGGTGGAGCGGCTCAACGGGATCCTGGAGGGCTATCTTCGATTTGCCCGGGATGAGCCGATGGAGACCGAACAGTGCGACCTCTCCCGGCTTGTGGCGCGCAGCGTGGAGATGGTGGAGCAGGGGATCGACGACGACGTGACCATTGAATGTGTCGGAACGAATGCGGCGCTTCCCGTGGACGCGGATCCCCGGCGCATCCAGCAGGTGTTGCTCAACCTTCTGCTGAACGCGGTGCAGGCCATGCCGGGCGGCGGGCGGATCTGCGCCCGGGTCGACGCGTCGGGGGATGCGGCCCGCGCCGTGATCACGGACAGCGGACCGGGGTTTTCCGGGAAGGAACTGCAGGGCGCGTTCCAGCCCTTCTACACGACCAAGGAATCCGGAAGCGGACTGGGGCTCACCATGGCAAAGAGGATTGTCGAAGCTCACGGAGGGCGGCTGACTCTGGGCAACGCGGATTCCGGCGGAGCAAGAGTAACGATGGAGATCCCGCAGGCGCGCGCGACGCGTCCGGAGGAGGAGTGA
- a CDS encoding sigma-54 dependent transcriptional regulator, producing the protein MSTILVVDDEPRIASLLEAELAAAGHEVSTANDGDDAVRLVGSKRFDVVITDLRLGRTDGLEVLRAARASDPSVVVLLMTAYATVRTAVAAMKEGAADYLEKPVDFEKVHLVMERALETRRLAEENRLLKRKALPGEVGASAMVRGESAAMARVMALVEKVAPTDATVLLTGESGTGKEVVARAIHDLSARADQSLVAVNCAALSETLLESELFGHEKGAFTDASQRKPGWFEVAKGGTIFLDEIGEMAASTQAKILRVLEERRFHRLGGSQTIEADVRVVAATHRDLPRAIEEGAFREDLFYRLNVFPVELPALRGRMEDLPSYCAHFLERAHYEGPGVATAAMDALTGYDWPGNLRELRNVLERAVILAGEGPITLAEIYIPHARPAKSGGVGSASGDRLDLQGQEEAMVREALDRAGGNKSKAARLLGITRRALYGRLEKYGIEPGSDGDEEV; encoded by the coding sequence ATGTCGACGATTCTCGTAGTGGACGACGAACCCCGGATTGCGTCTCTCCTGGAAGCGGAACTGGCGGCCGCCGGGCACGAAGTGTCCACGGCGAACGACGGGGACGATGCGGTACGGCTCGTGGGGTCGAAGCGGTTTGATGTGGTGATCACGGACCTTCGCCTGGGTCGAACGGACGGGCTGGAGGTTCTTCGCGCGGCGCGGGCGTCCGACCCGTCGGTTGTGGTGCTGTTGATGACGGCGTACGCGACGGTTCGCACCGCCGTGGCGGCGATGAAGGAAGGGGCGGCGGATTACCTGGAGAAGCCGGTGGACTTCGAGAAGGTTCACCTGGTGATGGAACGCGCGCTGGAGACGCGAAGGCTTGCGGAAGAGAATCGGCTTCTCAAGCGAAAGGCGCTTCCTGGTGAAGTCGGGGCCTCCGCCATGGTGCGCGGAGAGAGCGCGGCCATGGCGCGGGTCATGGCGCTGGTGGAGAAGGTGGCCCCCACCGACGCGACGGTTCTGCTGACGGGAGAAAGCGGCACCGGCAAGGAGGTGGTCGCGAGAGCGATCCACGACCTCAGTGCGCGCGCCGACCAGTCGCTGGTGGCGGTGAACTGCGCGGCGCTTTCGGAGACGCTTCTCGAATCGGAACTGTTCGGGCACGAGAAGGGTGCGTTCACGGATGCATCCCAGCGGAAACCGGGCTGGTTTGAAGTCGCAAAGGGTGGAACGATCTTCCTCGACGAGATCGGTGAGATGGCGGCCTCCACGCAGGCGAAGATCCTGCGCGTGCTGGAGGAGCGCCGGTTCCATCGACTCGGGGGATCGCAGACCATCGAGGCGGATGTTCGCGTCGTTGCGGCGACGCACCGGGATCTTCCCCGTGCCATCGAAGAGGGTGCGTTTCGCGAGGACCTCTTCTACCGGCTGAATGTGTTCCCGGTGGAGCTGCCAGCGCTGCGCGGTCGGATGGAGGATCTGCCTTCGTACTGTGCGCACTTTCTGGAGCGCGCGCACTACGAAGGTCCGGGAGTCGCCACCGCCGCCATGGACGCGCTGACCGGCTACGACTGGCCCGGGAATCTGCGGGAGTTGCGGAATGTCCTGGAGCGCGCGGTCATTCTTGCCGGAGAGGGTCCGATTACGCTGGCGGAGATCTACATTCCTCACGCGCGTCCGGCGAAAAGCGGGGGCGTCGGGTCCGCCTCCGGCGATCGTCTGGACTTGCAAGGGCAGGAAGAGGCGATGGTGCGCGAAGCACTGGACCGCGCAGGCGGTAACAAGTCGAAGGCCGCACGCCTGTTGGGCATCACGCGGCGCGCGCTCTACGGGCGACTGGAGAAGTACGGCATCGAACCGGGATCGGACGGAGACGAAGAGGTCTGA
- a CDS encoding PDZ domain-containing protein — protein sequence MKSPFRVSTILLMVVCAAFWTISAASAADSPTSEATSTQKTVEVVIGEDADGAGGVRTIVCKSYSGEGHPERRDHHAGANRGYLGVEIDCLKGDLGSFFGADNGEGALVTRVLPDTPAEKLGLRVGDVLRSVDGKTILNPQTLRQLVGSREAGDEVSIAWLRKGKSRDDKVELATRKAECGPGKRGGPGGGYPGCGPGKRGGPGGGHPGCESGKRGGPGGGHPGCGPGKRGGPGGGHPGCESGKHGGPGGGHPGCESGKHGGASAKCDSRGPGKVRVFAKIQELGEELDLDINLEELELLGEELSGDIAGRVEELEKLVAELVEKWEKRSKE from the coding sequence ATGAAGTCTCCGTTTCGAGTATCCACAATCCTCCTGATGGTGGTCTGCGCCGCTTTCTGGACGATTTCGGCCGCGAGCGCCGCCGATTCCCCAACCTCCGAAGCCACTTCCACCCAAAAGACCGTCGAGGTCGTAATCGGCGAGGACGCGGACGGTGCCGGCGGGGTTCGGACGATCGTCTGTAAATCCTATTCCGGCGAAGGCCACCCTGAACGCCGGGACCATCACGCGGGCGCAAACCGGGGGTACCTGGGCGTTGAAATCGACTGCCTGAAGGGAGACCTCGGCTCGTTCTTCGGCGCGGACAACGGTGAGGGGGCGCTCGTCACTCGGGTCCTCCCGGACACTCCGGCCGAGAAACTCGGCTTGAGGGTCGGCGATGTCCTCCGAAGCGTGGACGGCAAGACCATCCTCAACCCGCAGACGCTTCGACAGCTCGTGGGATCCCGCGAGGCGGGAGATGAAGTGAGTATCGCCTGGCTCCGCAAGGGAAAGTCCCGGGACGACAAGGTGGAGCTCGCCACCCGCAAGGCTGAGTGCGGGCCCGGCAAGCGCGGCGGACCCGGTGGCGGGTACCCCGGATGCGGGCCCGGCAAGCGCGGCGGACCCGGCGGCGGGCACCCCGGGTGCGAATCCGGCAAGCGCGGCGGACCCGGCGGCGGGCACCCCGGATGCGGACCCGGCAAGCGCGGCGGACCCGGCGGCGGGCACCCCGGATGCGAATCCGGCAAGCACGGCGGACCCGGCGGCGGGCATCCCGGATGCGAATCCGGCAAGCACGGCGGAGCCAGCGCGAAGTGCGACAGCCGTGGCCCGGGCAAGGTCCGGGTCTTCGCGAAGATTCAGGAACTCGGAGAGGAGCTGGATCTCGATATCAACCTGGAGGAGCTGGAACTTCTCGGGGAGGAACTCTCCGGGGACATTGCCGGACGCGTCGAGGAGTTGGAAAAGCTCGTCGCCGAACTGGTCGAGAAGTGGGAGAAGCGCTCCAAGGAGTAG